TTTAAATTATACAACGGATAAGTACCTTGATACAATTGAAGAAAATTATCTCCCCTTGGTTTTCTTGTCTAGTTCTTTTCTTGGTGTTATTATCCTCGATAGCTTATATAGAAATTGAAAGTGTCCAAGCACAACAACAAGAACAAAATAAAACAGCGCTAGTTTCGTTAGGGGGTGTGAATGTAACAGCTAGTCTTTCAACGACTCCTGATTCTCAGTCTAAAGGATTATCAATTAAAGATTCCCTTAACGAAAACGAAGGAATGCTATTCATTTTTGAGTCGCCGCAAAAATATTCTTTTTGGATGAAGGATATGAAATTTCCAATAGACATTATTTGGATTAACTCAACTGGGAAGATAGTTCATATTGAAAAAAATCTTTCGCCCTGTTATCTATTACTTCCATGTCCTTCCTATGCTCCAAATAATGATTCATTGTATGTTCTAGAAGTAGTCTCAAATTTTACAAATAAATTTGGTGTAAGTGTTGGAGACTCAGTCGAATCTGAAATCATAAAACGGGGTCAGCATTAGCATTTTTATGCTATGATTTGAAGCCGTCAACAAGCTTGCTGTGGTAGGTACAGAGACATTGCAATCCTAGGTCTTGGTTTTTTGGTATTACTCGGATTTTTTTTAATTGCTTCGCCGAATAAATTGATTTCAGAAAATTAAAGCACGTTTCACAGACATACATGCCTAACAAACATAACAATAGGCAATTAAATTTTTATTTTAGCTTATTGAATTCAGACGTTACGCGAAAATTTTTTGTTATCTTTGTGCCAACAGTTCGATTTGTAGTGGTAATGAGCCCCCGATAAATAACAGTTCTACTACCAGATATCTTGGAATTTAAGCCGTCTATGTATCATTATTCTTCAGTCTATTCTATTTTAGGCAATCAGTATCTTATTTCTACTGTCATTGTATAGGATTATTATATCCAAAGTATCTGCGTTCTATATACCTTATTAAGACCTACAATGATAACAATGATAACACTTTTTTTACTACTCACTACTAGTAGGCAAAGACTTTTCAAAAATAATAGTTTACAAATACAACAATTTATCACGAGCACAATGGAAATTCGGATTATTGTCTTTATAGTATGTTAACACTTAAAAATAGGTAATATCGTAAGAGAAGATATTATGGCTGCCCGCAAAAGTACGACTAGGAAAATAAGATTATTGAAGAAAATCAAGCAAAATAGACCGGTGCCAGCCTGGATTATTATTCGGACGCACCGACATGTTAGAACAAATCCAAAAAGAAGGTCATGGCGTAGATCAGATGTAAATATAGGATGAAAAGGAGGTAATGTAAAATGTCAACAGTTGAGGATACACTCGCAAGAATTTATACAATAAATTTCAGTAAAGCATGGCTAACCCCAAAGCATAAGAGGACAGATAGAGTAATTAACATGATTAAAGAATTCGCTATAAAACATATGAAAAGCTCACAAATAAAGATCGATCAAGAACTGAATCGATATATTTGGGAAAGAGGCAAAACTAATCCCCCAAGAAAGGTAAGGGTTAGAATTGTGAAGGATGAAGATGATCAGGTTATAGTTTCTCTTTATGAAGACATCGTCATTGAATCAGATTCTCAAACTAAAACCGAACCATTAGAAAAGGTCGAAGTGAAAGATGACATCGATGAAATTGAAGAGGGCGGAGCAGAAAAAAAGGAATTGAAATGACTTAGCTTAATCTTGACTAATGTCCAAATAATTTCTTATTTTTAGAACTGGCAACAATTTCAGAAATAAAAAATACATGACAATGGTTTTAGAGTTAGATTTTATTTCCTTTTCAAGGATCAAATCATTCAATCCATTTTTTGTTAGCTATAGTAAATCCAGATTCTATATCTTTAAAATAAGGTATATGAATATCATCCATTGCTATTTCAGGTTCAAAATCTAGAATATTCTTCCTGGGAATCAAGAAGTTCAGTGGATCGTATTCTGATATAATGTCTTTATTTGTTTTCACCAAAATATGACATTTGGTAATATCATTCCCTTCTTCGAGGATGTTTATTTCTTGTTCAGCTTCCGAAAACATATTGTTGGCTGTTTCTATTACATTTTTCACAATTGAAATTTTTTCAGAAGGCTGATACAAATAGAGAGAACATTTTTGTATACTATTGATATCGATTTTTTGCGTTAGTTGAGCCATTGTTTCTATAAAGGCATTTTTTATACCATTTGTAGATATATTAGAATTAACAAAATTTAATTTTTCTGGAAAACTCTTAATCAGTGATTGAACTATTATATCGACAATTGCTGTATTTGTAATCTTATAGCACTGGTCAATGGAAATGTCAGTATCATTTCTTATTATTGCATTGTTATCAATTACTATAACACTGCTAACAAGTTTACATAAAAAAGAAAGAGATACTCCACAACGAAATAACTTTTCCTTCTCAAACCCAAAAGGGAGTATAGTCAAGCAAATTATCTCTCTATTTATCTTGTCCCTTAGCATTTGAGATAAAACTGGCAATACTGCTGATCCAAACTTGGAAGCTAAGTTTCCAACAATGATGATGGATTGGTATTGGTTAACCTTTGATAAAATATCCTTTGATGAATCCAATAATGCTTTTCTAATATGGTCTAATGAAGGATTAATTCTGGTCGGAATAGTTATTTCAATCTTATTATCAAAATCCGAGCCTGTAGAGGAACGATTTTCCAATAAAAGATAGTCTAAATTTACTCTTTCCAATACTTCTTTTGTTATCTTTATCCCTGCATTCCCAACACCTATGATGCATGTATTCAAAGTATTAGCATTTTTCAATTGTCATTAACAAACCTTAGTCGATAGATAAAAGTGTTGTGTGACCGCGTATGATTGCTATCTAAACTGGAATTGCTTTTAAGACATGATTTGAATAGGCTATTACTTTGACTTTGATTTTTTTGCCCATGAAAGGATTGTTAGAATATGAAATATTATTCTTATATGGGCCAGTTTTGATGACAATATTTTCTAGCTTTTGATCTGTATAGTTGGACAAGCCCAATGAATCTTGTATTCCTGACTGCAAGTTGGTTTGGGTCTTACTTTTCAAGTATGACTCATCATGATCATGGTCTAGAATTATTGATTTGTAATAATCATTCCTACCCTTCAGCTTTCCGTGTTCAATTTCGTTAATGAGGATCTCTCCTTCCCAATCTATCCACTTGGAATTTCTCCTCTTTGCTATTGCTTTAATTAAGTCATGCAACCTTTCCGATCGAGATGAAATTATGTTGTCATCGACCCTTTTTAATTTCGAAGCTGCAGTTCCAGGTCTAGAGCTGAATTTCGATGAATTAACAACATCGGGATCCATAAATGTTATAAGATCTAGGGTTTGTTCAAAATCCTCATCAGTTTCTGTTGGAAATCCAGTAATAACGTCAGTTGCAATTGTGATTTCTGGAATCTTGTCTTTCAATCTCGTGATAAGGTCTTTGGTGGTTTTAACCGTGTGTCCTCTTTTCATTTTCCTTAAGATCCTTTCGCTTCCGCTCTGAATGGGGATGTGGATAAACTTAAAAAGCTTGTTACCTTCTGAGTATATTAAGGATAAATCGTTTATAATTCTGTTCAGATACATTGGGTTCATCATGCCGAGTCTTATCTTAAACTCTTGTTCTATTTTTTCGCAGCTCCTTAATAAATTTATTAAGTTGGTCCCAATGTCCAATCCATAGCAACCATTATCTGTCGACGTAAGCCAAATTTCTTTACTCCCGTGGTCCAGATCGTTCCTTATTTGCTTTACTATTTCACCAATCCTAAAACTCCTAAGGTCACCCTTTGCAAGCTTTGTTTGGCAAAAGGTACATTCGCTTAGACACCCGGTTGAGATTTCAATAATACTAATTATAGGACTGATCTGGAATTTGGGTATATTTATTTTTTCAGTATTTGAAGACCTTAAATTTGTCACAGTTTGTCCACTCATTGCTGCTTGAGCCACCTCGACTACCTTATCTATAGAATTTGGTCCAATTATGCTAGCATGAGAATTGGCAGATCTTACTAAACTCTCATCGGCCGCTGGCAAGCAACCAGCTATAATTAAAGGTATTTTGGTATTAGTCAAATACTTTATCCGATGAATCATTTTATGTTCGGTTGAATTTTTTACTGAGCAAGTGACTATCAAATTAATACTAGAATTCTCTGGATTCTCGGCCAACCTGAATCCTCGCAGTCTAAGCTGTCCAGCCATCATTTCTAAATCAGCAAAGTTAGCGGAACAGCCGTACCCTTCAATCCAGAAACTTGGTTTGTGTTGATAATCATTGTTATTGGGTTTTTTGTCTATTCCATATCCCGCATTTTTTCTAATCATTTTTTCTGGAGGCATTTCTGTCCTTTTTAAGAGTTTAATATGGTCAATTAATTGTGGTTTTAAGGAAATGGAAATTGATGCGCCATCTATTGTTCTGTTGGTAGTAATAGATCTCAATCTCACTCTTTAGTTGAACCGAATTGAGAAATATACCTTTTCCCTCACATCCTAACTAAAACTATCATTAGTTTTCATTTGTTAATATATATCTCTCTAAACCGAAACCGTATTTTAGTCATGAATCTTCTTAATAATAGCTATGTAGTGACCAAACAAATCTTTATCATCGCATATATGACAGGATTTCTTTGGCTAAGAAGAAATCCACTTTCACTAATATTTACGGCTATTTCCCCGTTTTCATTGTTGTTTATATTATTTGTAGTAAGTAGTGGTGAGTATGTTCAATTTGCCGTAGCTGGGAGTCTTGTTATGGCACTAGTAGGCTACGGATTGGCTTTAGGTCAGGATATTTCATTTTACAAAATTGAATATAAGATGCAAGATGTATTTGTTGCCTCTCCTGTTTCTTCATTAACATATATGCTGGGATTGGCTTTGTCACAATTACTGTACGGGCTGCCAGCACTGATGGTTTTGCTGTCACTTGCCGTATATTTTTCAGTTTCTTTAAATTTCCTCCCTTTGCTATTGTTAAATGTATTTCTGATTTGGGGGACTATGTCATCCATAGGATTTTTTTTGTCTTCTCATATGTTACATATGCGGAATGCCACTCAGCTAATTTCTTTCGTAAATGTTGTTATTGCTATTATACCTCCAGTTTTTTATTCGATAGAAAAACTACCTATAGATCTACAATTCATCGCATATCTAGTCCCCACCACTCATGCCTCATTGCTGCTGCAATATTCAATGGGTTTCCCGGTACCTCAAGGTTGGACCATTTCTTTAGGACTATTTGTTCAAACCGTATATTTTATTTTTTTCATATTGGTGGCAAAGAAAAAAGCTTTGTGGCGAGAAAATTAAGCGAAGAATTGGTGGTTAAAATTACAGAATCTTGTTTTGGCCTATCTATTGTTTGTTTTGTTCAAAGATCCTTCTGGTTGATTCAACCAATTTAGTTACGTCTTTTTTATCATTTGCGTTTGAAAAAGCTCCCATCTTCCCGGGCAAGAAAAATATGTCATATTTAGCCATAAGTGCCATATTATAGTTAATTAAAAGTTTTTTGTCACCTAATGCTGCGTCAACAGCATTTTCTATCGCGTCTGTCTTTTCGTTTAGGAAATGAATCATAAATAAAGAACCAATTCCCGTAACTTGGACTCTTATTCCAAGTTCAACAAATAGTTTTGATAATTCTCTTCTTGCGGTTTCTCCTAGACTATTGATTTTCTCATAGATTCCTGGATTTTTTCTCAGCTCTTTTAAAGTATGATAACCTGCCTTCATGGTCAATGGGTTTGCTGAAAATGTACCTCCGCCAATCGAACAATATGAAGACTTATTATTGTCAACAGTTGCGTCAGCCAATTTCATTATCTCTTTCTTTCCACAAACTGCTCCAATGGGAAGCCCTCCACCAATAAT
This Candidatus Nitrosocosmicus oleophilus DNA region includes the following protein-coding sequences:
- a CDS encoding ABC transporter permease, yielding MTKQIFIIAYMTGFLWLRRNPLSLIFTAISPFSLLFILFVVSSGEYVQFAVAGSLVMALVGYGLALGQDISFYKIEYKMQDVFVASPVSSLTYMLGLALSQLLYGLPALMVLLSLAVYFSVSLNFLPLLLLNVFLIWGTMSSIGFFLSSHMLHMRNATQLISFVNVVIAIIPPVFYSIEKLPIDLQFIAYLVPTTHASLLLQYSMGFPVPQGWTISLGLFVQTVYFIFFILVAKKKALWREN
- a CDS encoding 50S ribosomal protein L31e; the encoded protein is MSTVEDTLARIYTINFSKAWLTPKHKRTDRVINMIKEFAIKHMKSSQIKIDQELNRYIWERGKTNPPRKVRVRIVKDEDDQVIVSLYEDIVIESDSQTKTEPLEKVEVKDDIDEIEEGGAEKKELK
- a CDS encoding 50S ribosomal protein L39e is translated as MAARKSTTRKIRLLKKIKQNRPVPAWIIIRTHRHVRTNPKRRSWRRSDVNIG
- a CDS encoding tRNA (N(6)-L-threonylcarbamoyladenosine(37)-C(2))-methylthiotransferase, with translation MRSITTNRTIDGASISISLKPQLIDHIKLLKRTEMPPEKMIRKNAGYGIDKKPNNNDYQHKPSFWIEGYGCSANFADLEMMAGQLRLRGFRLAENPENSSINLIVTCSVKNSTEHKMIHRIKYLTNTKIPLIIAGCLPAADESLVRSANSHASIIGPNSIDKVVEVAQAAMSGQTVTNLRSSNTEKINIPKFQISPIISIIEISTGCLSECTFCQTKLAKGDLRSFRIGEIVKQIRNDLDHGSKEIWLTSTDNGCYGLDIGTNLINLLRSCEKIEQEFKIRLGMMNPMYLNRIINDLSLIYSEGNKLFKFIHIPIQSGSERILRKMKRGHTVKTTKDLITRLKDKIPEITIATDVITGFPTETDEDFEQTLDLITFMDPDVVNSSKFSSRPGTAASKLKRVDDNIISSRSERLHDLIKAIAKRRNSKWIDWEGEILINEIEHGKLKGRNDYYKSIILDHDHDESYLKSKTQTNLQSGIQDSLGLSNYTDQKLENIVIKTGPYKNNISYSNNPFMGKKIKVKVIAYSNHVLKAIPV
- a CDS encoding DUF192 domain-containing protein encodes the protein MKKIISPWFSCLVLFLVLLSSIAYIEIESVQAQQQEQNKTALVSLGGVNVTASLSTTPDSQSKGLSIKDSLNENEGMLFIFESPQKYSFWMKDMKFPIDIIWINSTGKIVHIEKNLSPCYLLLPCPSYAPNNDSLYVLEVVSNFTNKFGVSVGDSVESEIIKRGQH